One part of the Pandoraea faecigallinarum genome encodes these proteins:
- a CDS encoding flagellar brake protein, which translates to METTEPQVTPAPTDEESQLHDSYRISNPLEIGGVLRHLATRGDFMTVYFANGQRQLVTRLLKVEPQARGFYFDWGGIETENRALLANKRALFVGVPEGIQVHFPIGDVEEREYEGYPAFYSSYPETLVRLQRRDYFRVKTPILDPYQCTVKFPDDTPMRLAVFDLSLGGVGLRTKAAAAADIPKGSMLMQVDMELRDYGTVQVDLEVCAVRAVPLAKDIEYHIGCRFIALSRAAESRLQKLITQLELNRKAFARG; encoded by the coding sequence ATGGAAACGACAGAACCGCAGGTGACACCGGCGCCCACGGACGAAGAGTCTCAACTGCATGACTCGTACCGCATCAGCAACCCGTTGGAAATCGGCGGCGTGCTGCGTCACCTGGCGACCCGCGGCGACTTCATGACGGTGTACTTCGCGAACGGCCAGCGTCAGCTCGTCACGCGTTTGCTCAAGGTCGAACCGCAAGCGCGCGGCTTCTACTTCGACTGGGGCGGGATCGAGACGGAAAACCGCGCGTTGCTCGCCAACAAGCGTGCGCTGTTCGTTGGCGTGCCCGAAGGCATTCAGGTGCATTTCCCCATCGGCGACGTGGAGGAGCGCGAGTACGAAGGCTATCCGGCGTTCTATTCGTCGTATCCGGAAACGCTCGTTCGCCTGCAACGACGCGACTATTTCCGGGTGAAGACGCCGATCCTCGATCCGTATCAGTGCACCGTCAAATTCCCGGACGACACGCCGATGCGGCTGGCGGTGTTCGACCTCTCGCTCGGTGGCGTCGGTCTGCGCACGAAGGCCGCGGCGGCCGCCGACATTCCGAAGGGCTCGATGCTCATGCAGGTCGACATGGAGTTGCGCGACTACGGCACCGTGCAGGTCGATCTGGAAGTCTGCGCCGTGCGCGCCGTGCCGCTCGCGAAGGACATCGAGTATCACATCGGATGCCGCTTCATCGCGCTGTCGCGCGCCGCCGAATCGCGTCTGCAAAAGCTCATCACGCAGCTCGAACTCAATCGCAAGGCATTCGCTCGCGGGTAA
- a CDS encoding LysE family translocator, with the protein MSLQTWWLYVVTVFFVSATPGPNMLLVMTHGARHGLRPSLGTMAGCMTALIAMMSISAAGLGAVLKAWPMLFDTLRYVGAAYLVYLGYKSWRSPVNTHNATEEAARLASPALAPDSSFGKLFKAGFLVAASNPKAILFAAAFLPQFIDPAAAKLPQFSILLGTFAVIEMSWYMVYAAGGLRIAPYLREARVLKAFNRISGGVFMGFGALMAAVHR; encoded by the coding sequence ATGAGCCTGCAAACGTGGTGGCTATACGTAGTCACCGTTTTTTTCGTCTCGGCAACGCCGGGGCCGAACATGCTGCTCGTCATGACGCACGGTGCGCGTCACGGTCTGCGCCCGTCGCTCGGTACGATGGCTGGCTGCATGACCGCGCTCATCGCGATGATGTCGATTTCCGCCGCCGGTCTGGGCGCCGTGCTCAAAGCCTGGCCAATGCTGTTCGACACGTTGCGTTACGTCGGCGCGGCCTACCTCGTTTATCTGGGATACAAGAGCTGGCGCTCGCCGGTGAATACGCACAACGCGACAGAGGAGGCGGCCAGACTTGCTTCGCCCGCGCTGGCGCCCGATTCAAGCTTCGGCAAGCTGTTCAAGGCCGGTTTCCTGGTCGCCGCGAGCAACCCCAAGGCCATTCTCTTTGCTGCGGCATTCCTGCCGCAATTCATCGACCCGGCCGCCGCCAAGCTGCCGCAGTTCTCGATTCTGCTCGGCACATTTGCCGTCATCGAGATGAGCTGGTACATGGTCTACGCGGCCGGTGGCCTGCGAATCGCACCGTATCTTCGCGAGGCGCGCGTACTCAAGGCGTTCAACCGTATCAGCGGCGGCGTGTTCATGGGCTTCGGCGCATTGATGGCGGCAGTGCACCGCTGA
- a CDS encoding cold-shock protein, with the protein METGTVKWFNDAKGFGFITPDAGGEDLFAHFSEVKVDGFKSLQENQKVSFEVKVGPKGKQAANIKPI; encoded by the coding sequence ATGGAAACCGGTACTGTTAAGTGGTTCAACGACGCAAAGGGCTTCGGCTTCATTACCCCGGACGCCGGCGGTGAAGACCTGTTCGCTCACTTCTCGGAAGTGAAGGTCGACGGCTTCAAGTCGCTGCAAGAGAACCAAAAGGTCTCGTTCGAAGTCAAGGTTGGCCCGAAGGGCAAGCAAGCTGCGAACATCAAGCCCATCTAA
- a CDS encoding peptidoglycan DD-metalloendopeptidase family protein yields the protein MSGQSHWLARCRAHLIGLAVCATLAGCAGSPAYGPVPAGSYRVQSGDTLYGIARANSVSTADLVRWNSLPDADRIEVGQVLRVVPPPGSASAPATVASSGGTTPPARPRAQARPSKPASKPAPAPAAPRTATNKIPMTWPATGNVLANYNGSSNKGIDIGGKSGDPIYAAAAGKVVYAGNGLRGYGNLVMIQHENGYLTAYAHNRELLVKEGAAVAKGQTIARMGDTDSHGVVKLHFEVRQKGTPFNPSDFLPPR from the coding sequence ATGTCCGGCCAGTCGCATTGGCTTGCCCGGTGCCGCGCTCATCTGATCGGTCTGGCCGTTTGCGCCACGCTCGCCGGCTGCGCCGGATCGCCGGCGTACGGCCCGGTGCCGGCGGGCAGCTATCGCGTGCAGTCTGGTGACACCCTGTACGGTATTGCCCGCGCCAACAGCGTCAGCACGGCCGATCTCGTGCGCTGGAACAGTTTGCCCGACGCCGACAGGATCGAGGTCGGACAAGTGCTGCGCGTGGTACCGCCGCCCGGCTCGGCCAGCGCGCCCGCCACGGTGGCATCGTCCGGCGGCACCACGCCGCCGGCACGCCCCCGTGCACAGGCAAGACCGTCGAAACCCGCCTCGAAGCCCGCGCCTGCGCCGGCGGCGCCCCGCACAGCCACCAACAAGATTCCGATGACATGGCCCGCAACGGGCAACGTCCTCGCGAACTACAACGGCAGCAGCAACAAGGGGATCGATATCGGCGGCAAGTCTGGGGATCCGATCTATGCCGCCGCCGCCGGAAAGGTCGTGTACGCCGGCAACGGCTTGCGCGGCTACGGCAACCTCGTGATGATCCAGCACGAAAACGGCTATCTCACCGCATACGCTCACAACCGCGAGTTGCTGGTCAAGGAAGGGGCTGCCGTCGCGAAGGGCCAGACGATCGCCCGCATGGGAGACACCGACTCGCACGGCGTCGTGAAGCTGCACTTCGAAGTCCGTCAGAAAGGCACCCCGTTCAATCCAAGCGACTTCCTGCCGCCGCGCTGA
- the mdoH gene encoding glucans biosynthesis glucosyltransferase MdoH, which yields MATAVQAAGVADAPTESTGAATAVATAAWHAHDLAEIESGSDAVLASQPVRLALTEGGSLAAAAGLNEVRGVQTLRVAPPVRRTSLIPRAWSLNPLARLWRKLAGRKDPDPLVRDAPDPKGKWSQAGRRRRWMLLALMIAQTALATHFMASVLPYHGADPLEFSVLVLFVLLFGWVSAGFWTAIFGFFVLLFGGERHMISKMAAGDAPIAPDARTAIVMPICNEDVGRVFAGLRATYESLAKTDSLERFDFFILSDSNEADNCTAEVDAWQALCREVGGFGRIFYRRRQRRVKRKSGNLDDFCRRWGSNYRYMIVLDADSVMSGECLTKLVRMMESHPSAGLIQTAPLAAGRETFYARLQQFAGRVYGPLFTAGLHYWQLGESHYWGHNAIIRLKPFMEHCALAPLPGKGAMSGAILSHDFVEAALMRRAGWGVWIAYDLPGSYEEMPPNLLDELKRDRRWCQGNLMNFRLFLAEGMHPVHRAVFVTGAMAYVSAPLWFIFLILSTCLLAKHTLVVPEYFTAPRQLFPVWPEWHPERALALFSATATLLFLPKILAVLLIWVKGAKRFGGWFAVSVSMFIEMVFSAVLAPVRMLFHTQFVLAALTGIAIQWKSPPREDAETHWGEAIRRHGLHTLIGMGWGGVVYWLNPDFIWWLMPIVGSMMISIPVSVFSSRVSLGRGLKRARLFLIPEESWPPKELRMTDKYTSETGKHVDFVDAVVDPMANALVASSVKPTLDDAKRDALRAGRVETALLRGPTRLTNTQKWELLNDPRALAALHLLAWTDPRAHPEWCEARANGLSQGYLASA from the coding sequence GTGGCGACAGCCGTTCAGGCTGCCGGTGTGGCAGACGCGCCGACCGAAAGCACCGGCGCTGCCACTGCGGTGGCGACGGCGGCTTGGCACGCCCACGACCTCGCCGAGATCGAATCCGGCAGCGACGCGGTACTCGCGTCGCAACCGGTGCGTCTCGCGCTCACCGAAGGCGGCTCGCTGGCCGCGGCGGCCGGGCTCAACGAGGTGCGCGGTGTGCAGACCTTGCGTGTTGCACCGCCGGTGCGCCGCACGTCGCTCATTCCGCGTGCGTGGTCGCTCAATCCGCTCGCACGTCTGTGGCGCAAGCTCGCCGGCCGCAAGGACCCCGACCCGCTCGTGCGCGACGCGCCCGATCCCAAGGGCAAGTGGTCGCAAGCGGGACGCCGCCGCCGCTGGATGCTGCTCGCGCTGATGATTGCGCAAACGGCTCTCGCCACGCACTTCATGGCGTCCGTGCTGCCGTATCACGGCGCCGATCCGCTCGAGTTCTCCGTCCTGGTGCTCTTCGTGCTGCTCTTCGGCTGGGTCTCCGCCGGATTCTGGACGGCCATCTTCGGCTTCTTCGTCCTGCTCTTCGGCGGCGAGCGTCACATGATCTCGAAGATGGCGGCGGGCGATGCGCCCATTGCGCCCGATGCGCGCACGGCCATCGTCATGCCGATCTGCAACGAAGATGTGGGGCGCGTGTTCGCCGGTTTGCGTGCGACGTATGAATCGCTTGCCAAGACCGATTCGCTCGAACGCTTCGACTTCTTCATCCTGTCCGATTCCAACGAGGCCGATAACTGTACCGCCGAGGTCGACGCGTGGCAGGCGCTGTGCCGCGAAGTCGGCGGCTTCGGGCGCATCTTCTATCGCCGCCGTCAGCGTCGCGTGAAGCGCAAGAGCGGCAACCTCGACGACTTCTGCCGCCGCTGGGGCAGCAATTACCGTTACATGATCGTGCTCGACGCGGACAGTGTCATGAGCGGCGAATGCCTGACCAAGCTGGTGCGCATGATGGAATCTCATCCGAGCGCCGGCCTGATCCAGACGGCGCCGCTCGCGGCCGGTCGCGAGACCTTCTACGCGCGTCTGCAACAGTTCGCGGGACGCGTCTACGGACCGCTCTTCACCGCTGGCCTGCATTACTGGCAACTTGGCGAATCGCACTACTGGGGGCATAACGCCATCATCCGTCTGAAGCCGTTCATGGAGCACTGCGCGCTCGCGCCGTTGCCTGGCAAGGGCGCGATGTCGGGGGCGATTCTCTCGCACGACTTCGTCGAGGCGGCGCTGATGCGTCGCGCGGGCTGGGGCGTGTGGATCGCCTACGATCTGCCGGGAAGCTATGAAGAGATGCCGCCGAACCTGCTCGACGAACTCAAGCGCGACCGGCGCTGGTGTCAGGGCAACCTGATGAACTTCCGCCTGTTCCTCGCGGAAGGCATGCATCCGGTGCACCGCGCGGTGTTCGTCACGGGCGCGATGGCTTACGTGTCCGCCCCGCTGTGGTTCATCTTCCTGATTCTCTCGACGTGCCTGCTCGCCAAGCACACGCTTGTCGTGCCGGAGTATTTCACCGCGCCGCGTCAGTTGTTTCCGGTGTGGCCGGAGTGGCATCCGGAGCGTGCGCTCGCGCTGTTCTCGGCTACCGCCACGCTGCTCTTCCTGCCAAAGATACTGGCCGTGCTGCTGATCTGGGTGAAGGGCGCGAAACGCTTCGGCGGCTGGTTCGCCGTGAGCGTCAGCATGTTCATCGAGATGGTGTTCTCGGCCGTGCTCGCGCCGGTGCGTATGCTGTTCCACACGCAGTTCGTGCTGGCAGCGCTCACGGGCATCGCGATCCAGTGGAAGTCGCCCCCTCGCGAAGATGCCGAAACGCACTGGGGCGAAGCCATTCGCCGTCACGGTTTGCACACGTTGATCGGCATGGGCTGGGGCGGTGTCGTGTATTGGCTCAACCCGGACTTCATCTGGTGGCTGATGCCGATCGTCGGCTCGATGATGATCTCGATTCCGGTGTCGGTCTTCTCCAGCCGGGTCTCGCTCGGCCGCGGTCTGAAACGCGCTCGCCTGTTCCTCATTCCCGAGGAATCATGGCCGCCGAAGGAACTGCGCATGACGGACAAGTACACGAGCGAGACGGGCAAACATGTCGATTTCGTCGATGCCGTGGTCGATCCGATGGCCAATGCACTCGTGGCGTCGAGCGTGAAGCCGACGCTCGACGACGCAAAGCGCGACGCGCTGCGTGCCGGTCGTGTGGAGACGGCGCTGCTGCGAGGTCCGACCCGTCTGACCAACACGCAGAAGTGGGAACTGCTCAACGACCCACGTGCCCTGGCGGCGCTGCATCTGCTCGCGTGGACCGATCCGCGCGCGCATCCGGAATGGTGTGAAGCGCGTGCCAACGGCCTGTCGCAAGGGTATCTCGCGTCGGCGTGA
- a CDS encoding glucan biosynthesis protein G translates to MEFLPNAVSRMISHRALRLAIASVLSVCALVSGAAHAFSFDDVARQARTLANSRYKPKDPNLPKELQNLTYDRYRNIRFKPEKALWRAQKLPFELMFFHEGSYYDRPVKINELAGNSVREIRYSPDMFDFGALKVDPKQLRGLGFAGFRIHFPVNTPKYKDEVMVFLGASYFRALGKNQTYGLSARGLALDTALNSGEEFPRFTEFWIQRPAPGAKELVIYALLDSPRATGAYRFTLRPGVDTTVDVKSELFLRENVTKLGIAPLTSMFFFGENQQAPAPDYRPEVHDSDGLSIQSGTGEWIWRPLVNPKRLLVSSFSLSNPGGFGLVQRDRDFNNYQDLEDHYESRPSAWVEPKGKWGQGRVELVQIPTPDETNDNIVAYWVPDAPPKPKQAYSLEYRLTWQKDNEKRPPLAWVTQSRRGHGYRGKPDDSLLFALDFEGPALKKLPDDAKVEGNVSIDGNGKILEVQTQRNDVTGGYRVMLRMRRLDSEKPVEMRAYLRNGSNTLSETWSYLLPPE, encoded by the coding sequence ATGGAATTCCTGCCCAACGCGGTTTCCCGCATGATTTCCCACCGTGCCCTGCGCCTGGCGATCGCCAGTGTGCTCAGTGTTTGCGCGCTCGTCTCGGGGGCAGCGCATGCTTTTTCGTTCGACGACGTCGCCAGACAAGCCCGTACGCTCGCAAACAGCCGATACAAGCCCAAGGATCCGAATCTCCCCAAAGAGCTTCAGAATCTTACGTACGACCGCTACCGCAACATCCGCTTCAAGCCGGAAAAGGCGCTCTGGCGCGCGCAGAAGCTGCCGTTCGAACTGATGTTCTTCCACGAAGGTTCGTACTACGACCGCCCCGTGAAGATCAACGAACTGGCGGGCAACAGCGTGCGCGAAATCCGCTACAGCCCGGACATGTTCGACTTCGGTGCCCTCAAGGTCGACCCGAAACAATTGCGTGGCCTCGGCTTCGCAGGCTTCCGTATCCACTTCCCGGTGAATACGCCGAAGTACAAGGACGAAGTCATGGTGTTCCTCGGCGCGAGCTACTTCCGCGCGCTGGGTAAGAACCAGACCTACGGCCTGTCCGCTCGCGGTCTGGCCCTCGACACCGCGCTGAACTCCGGCGAAGAGTTTCCGCGCTTCACCGAATTCTGGATTCAGCGTCCGGCGCCCGGTGCGAAGGAACTCGTCATCTACGCGCTGCTCGACTCGCCGCGTGCGACCGGTGCGTATCGCTTCACGCTGCGTCCGGGCGTGGACACCACCGTCGACGTGAAATCCGAATTGTTCCTGCGCGAGAACGTTACCAAGCTCGGTATCGCACCGCTCACCAGCATGTTCTTCTTCGGCGAAAACCAGCAGGCGCCCGCTCCCGACTACCGCCCCGAAGTGCATGACTCCGACGGCCTGTCGATACAGTCCGGGACGGGCGAATGGATCTGGCGTCCGCTGGTCAATCCCAAGCGTCTGCTCGTGTCGTCGTTCTCGTTGTCCAATCCCGGTGGCTTCGGGCTGGTGCAGCGCGACCGGGACTTCAACAATTACCAGGACCTCGAAGACCATTATGAGTCGCGTCCGAGCGCCTGGGTGGAACCGAAGGGCAAGTGGGGACAAGGCCGCGTAGAGTTGGTGCAGATTCCCACGCCGGATGAGACCAATGACAACATCGTCGCCTATTGGGTGCCCGATGCGCCGCCGAAGCCGAAGCAGGCCTATTCGCTCGAATACCGGCTCACGTGGCAAAAAGACAATGAGAAGCGCCCGCCGCTGGCGTGGGTGACGCAAAGCCGCCGGGGACACGGCTACCGGGGAAAACCAGACGACAGTCTGCTGTTCGCCCTGGATTTCGAGGGCCCGGCGCTCAAGAAACTGCCGGACGACGCCAAGGTCGAAGGCAATGTGTCCATCGACGGCAACGGCAAGATCCTCGAAGTGCAGACGCAGCGCAATGACGTCACGGGAGGCTATCGCGTCATGCTTCGCATGCGCCGCCTCGATTCCGAGAAACCCGTCGAAATGCGCGCTTACCTGCGCAACGGCAGTAACACCTTATCCGAAACGTGGAGCTACCTGTTACCCCCCGAGTGA
- a CDS encoding LysE family translocator: protein MQEMLAVMTITVLAVISPGADFAMVTRESWRHGRRAGLWAAWGIAAGVQVHVAYTLVGVGLLIAQLPWLFMAIKWTGAVYLIYIGWRTLGDRSPVADVMQASTVPDAAQPARKPAQWREAAQAFRTGFFTNALNPKCTLFVVSTFTQVVQPGTGWTLGLAYGAFMSFAHWAWFSLVALGFSAGWMRAAMLHRQHLVRRTIGGALMTLGGLLAVTSR, encoded by the coding sequence ATGCAAGAGATGTTGGCGGTCATGACGATTACCGTGTTGGCGGTGATCAGTCCGGGGGCCGATTTCGCGATGGTCACGCGTGAGAGCTGGCGCCACGGAAGGCGTGCGGGGTTATGGGCGGCGTGGGGAATTGCAGCGGGAGTGCAGGTCCACGTGGCGTACACGTTGGTGGGTGTGGGGCTGCTCATCGCGCAACTGCCGTGGTTGTTCATGGCCATCAAGTGGACCGGAGCGGTGTATCTGATTTACATCGGCTGGCGGACGTTGGGAGATCGATCCCCGGTGGCGGATGTGATGCAAGCGTCGACGGTGCCGGACGCCGCGCAACCGGCACGCAAACCCGCCCAATGGCGCGAGGCGGCGCAAGCCTTTCGTACCGGCTTTTTCACCAATGCGTTGAACCCGAAGTGCACGTTGTTCGTGGTGAGCACGTTCACGCAAGTCGTCCAACCCGGCACGGGATGGACGCTTGGGCTGGCGTATGGAGCGTTCATGTCCTTTGCGCATTGGGCGTGGTTCAGCCTGGTGGCGCTGGGATTCTCGGCGGGATGGATGCGTGCGGCCATGCTGCACCGGCAGCATCTGGTCAGGCGTACGATTGGCGGCGCGCTGATGACGCTGGGGGGACTGCTTGCCGTGACGAGCCGATAG